The sequence below is a genomic window from Syntrophorhabdaceae bacterium.
CCGTACCTGATGGTGCGCTGAATGAACCTTTCAATTCTTGCCATGGTAGATGCTCCTCCCATCTATGATTTCCACTCCTATCGAAGGAGATATCATATGATGCGTTCCTTACGAGCTCCCGGCTGATAGCCAACGCGCTTTTCCGGTTGGCCCATCATAGCCTGACTTGCCCGAGCATATTTTGTATGCCAATTCTTGTGAATCAATCAACAATCTAACCGGCCTCTTAATATTGCGTTCGAACGCGCCCTGTGTTCTCATTTGTTTAGAAACTTATACTCAACATCGTCCAGAATTGTGGGTTCGATGCCGAAGTCGAGCATCTGATGTAGCGGAAGCTGGACATCTATGGCGACTTCGGAACACATAATCTCGCAGAAGCAGCAGCATGAGCACTCCGCCCCGTAAGCAACGAAGGGCATCTGTTTCTCTTTGTCCCAACCAAAGATATCCAGGGGGCAATGCCGATAACAAACACCGCATCCGTTGCAGTGCTTATAGTCTATTTTGGGTCCATAACTTACCTCAGTCTTGTGCATGGTCCGTCCTCCTTTAGTTCAAATGCTCTTTGTTGTATTTAACTTCGCCCCCAACCTTCTTCGCAGTTACAACGATATCATCCCACGCAGGATCCAGGTCCGGGTAATCGTCGCGATAATGTATGGGTATCATACGGCTCTCATTCCGGATCAACGCAGACTGCACGTGTAGTTCCGAAATGTCAATGACCCGCTGTACTTCGAGAGCGCGCATGAGTTCGTGGGGATTGGCGGCGGTCAACATTGGGACCGTTCGTCTGGCCCGTCTTAGTAATTCAATCGCATGTTCCATTTTTGATTTGACTCTGTGTATACCAACATAGTTGAGGTTAACATTTCTTACGTAATTCTCCAACTCCAGCGGGTGTATGGCACATCTCACCTGTTTTTGAAATGGTTCAAAAGCCCAGTTTTTGGCTTCTTCTATCTGCCGGATTTGGTCAGCACCGAACTTTGCCTGTGTTTGGGTCGGGATCAACTCAGTAACGTGGTCCGCGATCAGACAGCCCCAGGTCAGTCCTCCCGAACCACCGGCGGCATTACCGATAACATTTCCGGCCGCAAAGAGGTTCTTCACGCCTGTCTCCGAGTTCTCGTTCTCACGCAGCACACCACCGCTTGCCATGCCTATACCCACGAGAACGGTCACACATTCAACCGGTTTCTCATTCGTCAGGCCTCCCGCAAGTTTGTGGAACTTGAGCGCCTTTGTCGGCTCTGTAGCAGCTGTAAAGTACACCGCTGCAATCTCATCCGGCGTGGCTTTGTCCTTTGCTGAAAGGATCACATCCTTTTCATATTCATTGTCTTTCATGTTGGGTGAATAGAGAAAATTTACACCTGGAATCATGCCACCCGCCTTGGTAACAACTCTGTCCTGATACTTGTCTTCGAGGAACTCGCCTTTTGAGTTGTACATCTTGAAATACCAGTTGCAGGCTCCGCCGCCGCTGCTGTGGTTTATTCCTTTTGATACATTGTAGACTACATTCATTTCCATACTGTAGAGCTTGGCACCTGCGTTGAGCGCCGCAATGTGCCCTGCCCCGTCCAGAGTCGGCGACATGAGCGTATAAAAGAGATTATTTGGGAATGTTGTCCACGGATAAGGATAGAGCCTCGCTGCCCCACCCGTCGACAAGAGAACAACCTTTGCCTTGAACACTATAAACTTGCCCGTTCGCACGTCGACTGCTGTGGCACCAACAGCCGCGCCATCCTTGGTAATCAGGCTTGTCACCATTGTTCTGTCAAAGACACTGACGCCTGCCTTTCTGACAGCGGTTCCCAGCCTCATCTTAAGGTCGCTTCCCCTGGACATGGGGCCGAACCACGGTTCCGCAGGCTTCCCATTGTCGTCATACTCGACCCGACCCCAGACAGTTCCTTTTCTGTATCCCTGTATTACCTGAATTGAGCCATCGTCCTCTCGGACATTCACTCCTACTTCCTCCAAGATCGGCTGAGATATATAGGCATTGTTCATCGTCTTCGCTTCAAGCTTCAACTGTTTAAGGCCTTTGAACCTGTCGGCACCGAAGACCGCCTTTTTCACGTCATCGTCGCCTTTGTCCTTTGCCCAAACGTCTTCCTGATGAAGCGGAATCTGGTTAAAGTTGTCCAGCCCAACTCCATCACCGCTGTATTCCATGGTAGCTTTGTCGACTATGGTAATATGCAGGTCACGGCTGTTCTTTCTCGCTCGAATGGCAGCTATCATTCCTACCATGCCGCCGCCTACGATCAGAAAATCGGTTTCAACAACACCATCAGTGAGTTCCTCTATAGCTTTGGTCATTTCTTCCCTCCTGCTCTCTTTGGTTCCCTGGAGCTGTAATCAAGTTTGACGGGGATACAACGCAGCTTATACATCGCCTGCAGGTCTTGGTAAGTGATTGTTGGGACATCGTAGAAATCCAGTTTGAAACAGAAGTCAGAACAATATGTGTGTCTAACGCCTCTGAGGACCTTGACCTCAGGTTCCTTGATAATTGGTCGTCCACAGTACTCGCAGTGCATCTCAGTCATAGGATACCTCCTTCTTGTCTGGTTTCATTTACTGAAACCTGATGTTGTTATATGGAACAATATCAAAATAACGATCGCGTTGTCAAGAAAAAACGTCAAAGATTTTTTCTATTGATCGTTGGAATCCGCAACTACACGGTAAGCCTCACTTCTCGTCTTGTCTTCACTTGACTTCCCGTGCGACCAGCGGGTGTTCTTTAACTTTGGAACATCCGCTTGCGGAGGTTCAGGTTGCTTCACCACTATGCTGTACGTGGATTTACGGTTGTGAGCTATTTTCCGAAAGATTGTCCACGAAGGTCCGGATCAGTTTCAATTGGAAGAATGGCAGGAAATCACAAAACCCGAAGACTTGGCTCTGTCGATGGATGCACCAGAAGATTTACGGTAACGGCCCTTTCAGACATCTCGCAAGCTATCGTGTAGCCCCCCCTTACGGAGCGGGGCATCCCATAGCCCGGGAGATCACACCGGCAGTCGCAACTGTTTCTCTTACAACTCTCATTGCTTCTTCAGTGCTCAAAGAATGAGAAACGTAGGCCACAGCAAGGGCAGCCACAACCGCTCCTGTATGATCGTGGATTGGAGCGCTCACCCCACTAATCATATCCACCACTTCTCCGTCCTCCATTGCGTACCCCCGAGAGCGGATAGTTCCCAGTCTTTCTTTGAAGAGATCCTTGTCTGTTATTGACTTTTTCGTCGATTCGGGGAGAGGAAATTCTTCCAATAAACGCTCCACTTCATCGTCCGGTAGATATGCCATGAGCACGCACCCGGCCGCGCCGTAATGTGGTGGTCTTCTTCTTCCCACCTGGAGCCCAAATCGTATCGGACTCGAAAGGTCCTCCCTCTTGTCCACGTGGACGAGATAATCGTCGCGGAGAACATCAATAAACAGGGTTTGCCGCACGGATTCCTGGAGCTTGTCCAAGTACGGAGAGGCAATTTTGCTAACGGAAAAGGACTCCAGCACGAGCTCTCCGAGTTCAAAAAGACTGAGACCCGGCGAGTATTCCTTTGTTTGTTCATCAAGGCGCAAAAAGCCATATTCTACAAGAGTTGCACAAAGCCTCAGGGAGGTTGACTTCGGAATTCTCGCGACTCTCGCAATCTCTGTGAGAGTAGCAGACCTCCGCTCATTCTTGAAACTCAATAGTATCTGCAATGCTCTTTCGAGCGATTTGTTATAGAAGCCTTCTGTTTTTGATGCGTTCATTATTGCGTTCCATTAATTGCAACTCTATGCTATTTTATGGAATAATATATCAAGCACGTCTCGACTTGTCAAGATGCAACGTATCATTAATGGACCGATTCTCTCGTCAAGCACCCCGCCACAACGTTTTCCGTTCTACCGCAAAGAGCTTCATGCTCGGTTGCGCACCAACCTATCCGTGTGAGACGGGGAGCGCGAAAAAGTAAAACCCTGATTGTCTCAACCGTTCTCCTTCATTAGATTGCGTCGGATTATGGTTTGGTGGACGGCGGCGTCCATCGAACAATGTAGCTAACTACCTGACAACACGTTAGCATTATTATTCGTGCTTAGTGCAGATGCCCCAAAAAAACCCCCAAACTTCTGGGTCAAGTCAATGTTTCGTTCAGTCTCGCCTGCGCATCTTTGCTTATTGATACAGATGACAGGCCACCCAATGGCCCTCTTCAATCTGCTTGAATATGGTCTCTTCGTCTCTGCAGACCGAGAGAACGTTTGGGCATCGGTTATGGAATGGACATCCCGGCGGAGGATTGATCGGGCTCGGCACATCACCCTGCAGCAGTACTCTTTTTTTCGGTGTGCCAACGTGCAATGAAGGAACGGCATTCAACAATGCCCGGCTGTAAGGGTGCGCCGGAGCCTTGAAAAAGCTGGCTTTGTCCGCCATTTCTACGATTCTGCCGAGATACATCACCCCCACACGATCACTGATGTGCCGGATCACACCAATATTGTGCGAAATGAACAGATACGCGAGGCCGAGTTTTTCTTGCAGATCTTTCATGAGGTTGAGGATCTGCGCCTGAACGGAAACATCGAGCGCCGAGGTCGGTTCGTCAGCCACGACCAGTTTTGGTTTTGTGGCCAGCGCCCGAGCGATTCCAATTCTTTGCCGTTGCCCGCCCGAGAATTCGTGCGGATATCTGCTGAACTGATCTCTTCGTAACCCGACTGCTTCCAACAGGCTGCAAACCTGCTCGTCTCTTTCTGATCTTTGGACCAGATGGTGGATCTCCATGGGACGCCCGACAATCTCGCCGATCGTCATTCTCGGGTTCAACGACGCAAAAGGGTCCTGGAAGATGAATTGCATGGAACGTCTCAAGGGACGCATGTTCTTGGCGTCGACCCCGGTAAGATCTCTGTTATCGAAAACAATCTTTCCTTCGGTAGGCTCAATCAGTTTGAGGATTAGCCTTCCTACGGTAGTCTTGCCGCATCCTGATTCACCCACCAGGCCCAACGTTCTTCCCTGGTCTATTGAGAAGTCAACCCCATCAACGGCCCGCACAAATGCCTTGTTTTGCGCCCCCCAACCTCTATCGATGGCAAAATGTTTTTTGAGACCGATTACGTCGAGAAGATGTTCAGTCATATTGATGTGCTCATCTCCTTATCCCTTAAGCTGCGTGCGATTCGCATCAGACGTCCCGGCAGCCGGATAAGATCCATATTCGCGCGTAATGCCCGATGTTGAATGATTCGTGTACAGCCAGCATGATACGAAGTGTCCCGGTGACCCTTCAATGAGTGGGGGGCGGGTACGGGTGCACGGGTCAAACCGAAAAGAACATCGGGGATGAAACTTGCAACCCTGGGGCAATTCACTTAAATCAGGGACGCTGCCTGGTATGACTGAAAGCACCGATTTTTCCTCGTCTACGGGAGGAATGGCGCCCCACAGGCCCTGGGTATACGGATGTTTCGGACCTGCAAAGATCTTGTCCACTGTGGCGCGCTCAACTATCGAGCCGGCGTACATCACCGCCACTTGATCGCACAACTCGGCAACAACTCCCAAATCGTGGGTAATGAGCAGGATTGAGGTCTGCAGTTCGTCTCTCATTTCCCGAACGAGCTCGAGAATCTGCGCCTGTATGGTCACATCCAGCGCTGTTGTTGGCTCATCGGCAATAAGAAGAGAAGGCCGGCAGGATAATTCCATTGCTATCATCACTCTCTGTCTCATGCCCCCGCTTAACTGGTGCGGAAACCGCCGTGCTACGTCTTCCGCATCGGGGATGTGGACCTTTGCCAGCATCTCCACGGCTTTTTGCATGGATGCGCGCTCTCCCGTTCCCTGGTGCAGCCTTATCACGTCTGCAACCTGTTGACCGATTCGAAACACAGGATTCAGGGAAGTCATAGGCTCCTGAAAGATCATGGAAATCTCTTTGCCTCTCATTGAGCGGATTTCTCTTTCGGTGGCCTCGAGCAGGTCCCTTCCCTTGAAGAGAATCTTTCCTCCAACTATTTTGCCAGGCGGATCCGGTATGAGCCGCAATATAGAGAGAGCCGTAACTGACTTGCCGCACCCCGATTCGCCCACGAGCCCGAAGGTCTCTCCCTCCTCGATCTCGAAGCTCACTCCGTCGAGCGCTTTGGTTGTTTTCCCCGAGGAGTAGAAGTGAGTTTCCAAATCTGTTATCTGTAGAAGTTGTCCCATTTCGTGAGCCTTTTCCGTCTAATCTCGAAGTCGCGGATCCAGGGAATCCCTTAATCCGTCCCCGAAAAGGTTGAACCCCATTACTACCAGCATAATTGCAAACCCCGGCACGATAGCTGCGTGCGGCGCAGTAACCAGATAATCCCTCGAATTGGAAAGCATGGCCCCCCATTCCGGCGCCGGGGGTTGGACGCCCAATCCCAGGAAACTCAGGCCTGATGCGGTCAAAAGCACTGTGGCCATTCGCAAAGTTGTTTGCACGATGAGCGGCGCCATGGAATTGGGCAGGATATACCGTGCCAGTATATTGGTGTCTGTTTCTCCTGCAACGCGGGCCGCTTCCACGAATTCGCGCTCCTTCAACGTAATGACAGACCCGCGAACTACCCGCGCAAATTGAGGAATCGAGTAGATACCGGCTGCGAATATTAGATTGGTAAGGCCCGTTCCCAGAACCGCCACAATGGCGATGGCCAGGAAGATTCCGGGGAAAGCGAGCAGGATGTCCATTACTCTCATGATAGTATGATCGATCGCTCCGCCGTAATATCCACCGATCATCCCGATGATGGTGCCTATAATCAGAGCTATCATGACCGCAGCGATCTGAATCTCCAGGGAAATTCTGGCTCCACAGATGACCCGGCTTAAGAGATCTCTGCCGAGGGCATCTGTTCCGAGTAGATGCGCGCGGCTTGGGGCTTCGAGGCGTTTCGTCAGATCTCCTTCATTAGCAGGGTACGGAGCGATGAGCGGTCCCAGAAGGGAGACAACAAGGAAGACGAGAAGGATCACCCCTCCCGTCACAGCGGCGCGGTTTCTTTTGAGCCTGCGCCAGACCTCTCTTTTCTGGCCTGTCTTGACCACTGACGTTTTATTCATAGCGTATCCTCGGGTCCACAAAAGAATAGGCAATGTCCGTTATCAGGTTCACCACTACGAACGTTGTCGCCACAAGAAGCATGGCCCCCTGCACAACCGGGTAGTCCCTCTGAAAGATTCCATCCACCATCAACCTGCCTAATCCAGGCAGAGAAAAAACGGTTTCCGTAAGCACAGCGCCGCCAAGCATATATCCAAATTCCAGTCCGAATACCGTGATTACGGGGATCATGGCATTTTTCAGCGCATGTTTCGAAATAACAATTATTTCTCTGAAACCATTAGCCCGGGCCGTCCGGATATAGTCCTGGCGGATCACCTCCAACATGGAAGCCCTGGTCATACGCGCTATGACCGCGGAGGACGAAGCGCCGAGTGCAATAGCGGGAAGGACGAGATGTTTTAGCGTTCCCTTTCCGCCTGCGGGGAACCACCCGAGAGAGACGGAAAAGACGAGCATCAGCAACAGGGCAAGCCAGAAAATGGGCATGGAAATCCCGAAAAGAGAACCGACCATGGATAGGTTGTCAAAGATGGAATATCTCCTGGTGGCCGATATTACACCTGCAATCAGGCCGATAAAGGCGGCGATGATGATCGAAAGGAAGGCTAGCTGTGCCGTAAACACGAAGCGTTCTCTGAGCAGTTTGGCAACGGGTTGGTGACTTCGGATGGACGTACCGAAGTCGCAACGGATCACATGGGATATGAACTGGTAATATTGTACGTGGAGGGGTTTGTCCAGTCCGTATTCTTTTTTTAGGTTCTGGATAAACGCCTGATCGGCCTGATCGCCTGCAAGAAGGGTTACGGGATCTCCTGGTACCATATGAAGCAGGGCAAAAGAAATGAGCGATACCCCGAAAAGCACAGGCAGGAGCATGACAATTCTTCTTGCAATGTAACGTGTCATCTTGCGGCAGCCTCCCAAATACCGTTTCGCGATCGGTTCGCCTTAATCGACCGATTCGCCCGGGTCGCGAGCATATTTCAGAGGGAGGGAACGTTATGTGCTTCGTTCCCTCCCGGTCCTTTACAACGTGAGGCGTTCTTGTTTATTTCTCAAAGGTCGTCTTATAGTCCGCATAGGTGAGTTCCAATGGCGAATTGATAACGCCCTTAAGGTTCTTCGCATACCCGATAGTCAATCTGGTTCTGATGAGCGGGACACAGGGAACTTCGTTAGCCAGGTATTCCTGGGCGGCCTTGAGATATTTGTTCATCTGTTCCTTGGTGGTAGCCTGGAGGAATTTGAGTACGATGCCGTCAAACTCTTTACTGGAGTAGAGGAGGCGGTTATTGCCATTCGGCACGATCGTGCTCGTCGTAAACATCGTAAAAGTATATCCTATTTCCGCAGTGGAAGGAGACCATCCCATAATAAAAAGTTCCACATCGGCCTGTTCCGGAGCTTTACCGGTGGCAGCCAGGAAGGCGGCCCATTCCATGGCCTGAATGTTTACTTCCACGCCAATCTTTTTCAGTTGCTGCTGAATGGCCTGCGCCAACTCAAAATCCTTTGGATACCTGCCCTGGGGCGTCCAGAGATTAACCTTGAGCCCGTTAGGATAACCCGCGACCTTAAGGAGATTCTTCGCCTTCTGAGGGTCATACCCCAGACCTTTCACGGGAAAATAACCTGTGGTGGGAGGTGCGACAATACTCGGAACCGCGGAGCCGCCACCATTGTAAAGACTTTTTGCAATGGTCTCTTTATCGATTGCGTAGGCTAACGCTTGCCGGACTTTTGTATCATTGAAAGGTTTCTTGCTGCAGTTCATGCCCAGAAAAAGGACTTTCAGGGTATCCGTTGAATCGAGTTTTATTTTTGGATTCTTCTCGAGCCTCGCTATATCCTCCGAAGGGATATTCACGATAAGGTCGGCATCGCCGGACTGGAGCATCATGACCCTGGAGCTGTCTTCTTTCACGGTCTTCACGATGATCTCGTCAAGGCCTGCCTTTCCCGCCCAGTAATCGTTGTTTCGGGCCAATGTCAGATGATCGCCGAAAACCCATTCAACAAGTTTGAAAGGGCCTGTGCCCACAGGATGACGGCCAATCTCTTTTCCATAGGTCTTGAGTGCGGCGGGGCTGATAATTCCCGAGGCGCTGTGAGCCAGATTATTGGTGAAGAAAGAGCAGCGCATTTTCATGTTCACCTTGATGCTGTAATCGTTGAGCACTTCAACCGACTGCACGTAGGGAGCGAAGAGACTTGCCCGTGCCGGTTTTTCAGGTCCGATCATTCTTTCGAAGAAGGTCTTTACGGCCTCAGCGTTAAAAGGCGTTCCATCGTGGAACTTTACGCCCTTTCTTAACGAGAAGGTCCATGACATACCATCTTTAGCCTGCTTCCATTCCGTGGCAAGCCCAGGCACAAGCTTTAATTTTTCATCGAACCGCACGAGATTTTCGTAGATCATGCGGTCAGCTGCCTCAGAAGGATTTCCGAGAGCATTTGCCGGGTCAAGGCTGTCAGGGTCCGCACTCGCCGCATAGACGAGTGTTTTCTTACCAGCCTCAGCCATAACCGGGGACGAGAAACAAACCATACACATTAACATCAGAACGATTAAAACGACCGAGCTAAGAAAGCGTTTCATAAATCCTCCTTTTTCCTATTGCCTCATCTAAACGGGACAACATTGAGCCTGAGGCGTTAAGTCCCGCATTTACAAAATTCGCAGAGCATTGGCCATGCGTTCAAGACCTTCTGTCAGGATCTTCCTCGGACAGGCAAAATTGAGTCTTACAAACCCGGTTCCACCTTTTCCGCATTCCTCTCCGTCATTGAGGGCGACCCTTGCTTCATCGAGAAAGAATTGAAAAGGGTTGCCGGGTATTCCCGATTGCCTGCAATCAAGCCAGGCCAAGTAAGTCGCCTCCATCTTCCCCATACTAATGGACGGAAGTTTGTCGCGCACATACTGCGCCAGATAATCCCGGTTACCATGCAAGTATTCAAGACACTGATCGAGCCACTCCTGGCCATCCTTGAAGCCGGCCAGGGCCGCGGTCAGACCCATAATGTTCACGTGCGGGATAAGGCCCTGACTCGCCGTTATCCATCTCTCGCGCATTTCCTGATTCCTTATTATCGCAAAAGAACATTTCAGCCCCGCAAGGTTAAAGGTCTTGCTCGGCGACATGAACGTTATGGTCCTTTCGGCCACCTCTTCAGCGAGAGTTGCTATCGGTATGTGATGATTGCCCGGATACAGGAGATCACAGTGTATTTCGTCGGAGCAAATGAGAAGGCCGTGTTTTAGACATATTTCGGCAAGTTTCGCCAATTCGTTCCTGTCAAAAACGCGGCCAACGGGATTATGCGGATTGCACAACACGAAGATCTTTGTCCCAGCGCTGATGGCTCGCTCAAAGGTTTCAAAATCTATTTCGTACCTGGGCCCTTTTTGCACGAGCGGAGGATCCACAATAGTGCGACCTCGGACTATCGGATCGGTGATAAAATGCGAATAAACAGGAGGCTGGATAAGTACGCCATCTCCGGGGTTGGCAAAGATCTGGAAAGC
It includes:
- a CDS encoding 4Fe-4S binding protein, translated to MHKTEVSYGPKIDYKHCNGCGVCYRHCPLDIFGWDKEKQMPFVAYGAECSCCCFCEIMCSEVAIDVQLPLHQMLDFGIEPTILDDVEYKFLNK
- a CDS encoding FAD-binding protein, with translation MTKAIEELTDGVVETDFLIVGGGMVGMIAAIRARKNSRDLHITIVDKATMEYSGDGVGLDNFNQIPLHQEDVWAKDKGDDDVKKAVFGADRFKGLKQLKLEAKTMNNAYISQPILEEVGVNVREDDGSIQVIQGYRKGTVWGRVEYDDNGKPAEPWFGPMSRGSDLKMRLGTAVRKAGVSVFDRTMVTSLITKDGAAVGATAVDVRTGKFIVFKAKVVLLSTGGAARLYPYPWTTFPNNLFYTLMSPTLDGAGHIAALNAGAKLYSMEMNVVYNVSKGINHSSGGGACNWYFKMYNSKGEFLEDKYQDRVVTKAGGMIPGVNFLYSPNMKDNEYEKDVILSAKDKATPDEIAAVYFTAATEPTKALKFHKLAGGLTNEKPVECVTVLVGIGMASGGVLRENENSETGVKNLFAAGNVIGNAAGGSGGLTWGCLIADHVTELIPTQTQAKFGADQIRQIEEAKNWAFEPFQKQVRCAIHPLELENYVRNVNLNYVGIHRVKSKMEHAIELLRRARRTVPMLTAANPHELMRALEVQRVIDISELHVQSALIRNESRMIPIHYRDDYPDLDPAWDDIVVTAKKVGGEVKYNKEHLN
- a CDS encoding IclR family transcriptional regulator, coding for MNASKTEGFYNKSLERALQILLSFKNERRSATLTEIARVARIPKSTSLRLCATLVEYGFLRLDEQTKEYSPGLSLFELGELVLESFSVSKIASPYLDKLQESVRQTLFIDVLRDDYLVHVDKREDLSSPIRFGLQVGRRRPPHYGAAGCVLMAYLPDDEVERLLEEFPLPESTKKSITDKDLFKERLGTIRSRGYAMEDGEVVDMISGVSAPIHDHTGAVVAALAVAYVSHSLSTEEAMRVVRETVATAGVISRAMGCPAP
- a CDS encoding dipeptide ABC transporter ATP-binding protein, with amino-acid sequence MTEHLLDVIGLKKHFAIDRGWGAQNKAFVRAVDGVDFSIDQGRTLGLVGESGCGKTTVGRLILKLIEPTEGKIVFDNRDLTGVDAKNMRPLRRSMQFIFQDPFASLNPRMTIGEIVGRPMEIHHLVQRSERDEQVCSLLEAVGLRRDQFSRYPHEFSGGQRQRIGIARALATKPKLVVADEPTSALDVSVQAQILNLMKDLQEKLGLAYLFISHNIGVIRHISDRVGVMYLGRIVEMADKASFFKAPAHPYSRALLNAVPSLHVGTPKKRVLLQGDVPSPINPPPGCPFHNRCPNVLSVCRDEETIFKQIEEGHWVACHLYQ
- a CDS encoding ABC transporter ATP-binding protein, with protein sequence MGQLLQITDLETHFYSSGKTTKALDGVSFEIEEGETFGLVGESGCGKSVTALSILRLIPDPPGKIVGGKILFKGRDLLEATEREIRSMRGKEISMIFQEPMTSLNPVFRIGQQVADVIRLHQGTGERASMQKAVEMLAKVHIPDAEDVARRFPHQLSGGMRQRVMIAMELSCRPSLLIADEPTTALDVTIQAQILELVREMRDELQTSILLITHDLGVVAELCDQVAVMYAGSIVERATVDKIFAGPKHPYTQGLWGAIPPVDEEKSVLSVIPGSVPDLSELPQGCKFHPRCSFRFDPCTRTRPPLIEGSPGHFVSCWLYTNHSTSGITREYGSYPAAGTSDANRTQLKG
- a CDS encoding ABC transporter permease, coding for MNKTSVVKTGQKREVWRRLKRNRAAVTGGVILLVFLVVSLLGPLIAPYPANEGDLTKRLEAPSRAHLLGTDALGRDLLSRVICGARISLEIQIAAVMIALIIGTIIGMIGGYYGGAIDHTIMRVMDILLAFPGIFLAIAIVAVLGTGLTNLIFAAGIYSIPQFARVVRGSVITLKEREFVEAARVAGETDTNILARYILPNSMAPLIVQTTLRMATVLLTASGLSFLGLGVQPPAPEWGAMLSNSRDYLVTAPHAAIVPGFAIMLVVMGFNLFGDGLRDSLDPRLRD
- a CDS encoding ABC transporter permease, with translation MTRYIARRIVMLLPVLFGVSLISFALLHMVPGDPVTLLAGDQADQAFIQNLKKEYGLDKPLHVQYYQFISHVIRCDFGTSIRSHQPVAKLLRERFVFTAQLAFLSIIIAAFIGLIAGVISATRRYSIFDNLSMVGSLFGISMPIFWLALLLMLVFSVSLGWFPAGGKGTLKHLVLPAIALGASSSAVIARMTRASMLEVIRQDYIRTARANGFREIIVISKHALKNAMIPVITVFGLEFGYMLGGAVLTETVFSLPGLGRLMVDGIFQRDYPVVQGAMLLVATTFVVVNLITDIAYSFVDPRIRYE
- a CDS encoding glutathione ABC transporter substrate-binding protein translates to MKRFLSSVVLIVLMLMCMVCFSSPVMAEAGKKTLVYAASADPDSLDPANALGNPSEAADRMIYENLVRFDEKLKLVPGLATEWKQAKDGMSWTFSLRKGVKFHDGTPFNAEAVKTFFERMIGPEKPARASLFAPYVQSVEVLNDYSIKVNMKMRCSFFTNNLAHSASGIISPAALKTYGKEIGRHPVGTGPFKLVEWVFGDHLTLARNNDYWAGKAGLDEIIVKTVKEDSSRVMMLQSGDADLIVNIPSEDIARLEKNPKIKLDSTDTLKVLFLGMNCSKKPFNDTKVRQALAYAIDKETIAKSLYNGGGSAVPSIVAPPTTGYFPVKGLGYDPQKAKNLLKVAGYPNGLKVNLWTPQGRYPKDFELAQAIQQQLKKIGVEVNIQAMEWAAFLAATGKAPEQADVELFIMGWSPSTAEIGYTFTMFTTSTIVPNGNNRLLYSSKEFDGIVLKFLQATTKEQMNKYLKAAQEYLANEVPCVPLIRTRLTIGYAKNLKGVINSPLELTYADYKTTFEK
- a CDS encoding MalY/PatB family protein, producing the protein MKYDFDQVIDRRNTDSFKWQRYGSEVIPLWVADMDFVSAEPIVEALRTRSAHGIFGYVRPGAELIDVIVSRLKKLYRWNVSEEHIVFVPGVVTGLNFAFQIFANPGDGVLIQPPVYSHFITDPIVRGRTIVDPPLVQKGPRYEIDFETFERAISAGTKIFVLCNPHNPVGRVFDRNELAKLAEICLKHGLLICSDEIHCDLLYPGNHHIPIATLAEEVAERTITFMSPSKTFNLAGLKCSFAIIRNQEMRERWITASQGLIPHVNIMGLTAALAGFKDGQEWLDQCLEYLHGNRDYLAQYVRDKLPSISMGKMEATYLAWLDCRQSGIPGNPFQFFLDEARVALNDGEECGKGGTGFVRLNFACPRKILTEGLERMANALRIL